tatgaaaagtataaataaacgtgcgtttcgggcttccgtgttcaaaactctgcgtagctacgcaagtttctacgactattttcaggctctacgcaCAAAACGTGTGGCCACTGAAGGCCTGATGCAAGTTggaaccaggtcaaactttgaccaatcagagacttggatttggcaGTGGCGTGTGGATAACCTCATTTTTAATTCGTGGAACTGCCGTCCGTTTTGACAATTCACACTAAGCCTCTTTtgactgtaggtggtggacatgcgcttcTAAACTCTagcaaaagacaaagaagaagaagaagcccctccctgcttctccagtgtgaacacagtgAGCCACACCTGCGTTCAAGAACACGTGTTTGAACGCACATGATATGCCCAGTGTTTACGTAGCTAAACTCTTCAACTGTATACACAATTAACGTAATCCTGACAAATTCTGACTtggagaaaaagcagctttgtgctgacgGGCAACTCTgcacagtagtgaagtgctaaCGCAATCGACGTAAATCTGTTGATTCTTTCGAAGAGTAAAGCGGCAACAATTTATGTTAAGAAGTTCCATTACCGGAGAAAAGAAGTTTGCCAACTGTCAGGTGGGTGGAGTctccctcctccagatgaaggAGTTTTAATATCTTATGGTCTCGTTCACGAGATCGACAGGCGGATTGGAGCCGCTGTATTGGTCTGTTGTGGTGAGGAGAGAGCTGAGGCAGAAAGCAAAGCTcccaatttaccggtcgatctttgttccaatattcacctatggtcatgaactcagggtcatgaccaaaagaacaaggtcccgaatacaagcggcagAAATGAGCTTTTTCCGTAGAGTGACTGGGTGTTCCCTTAGAAgtagggtgagaagcttggtcaGGGAGTTTGGAGTacagccgctgctcctccacatcatgAGAAGCCAGTTGAGGTGCTGGTCCAGATGCCTCATTGGGGAGGTGTTCTAGGCGAAGGTCcaggggaagacccaggacacactcGAGAAACTTCGTCTCTCAGTTGGCCAGGGAACACCTCTGGGTCCCCCCAGTGGAGCTGGAGGCCGGGGAGAGGgaggtctgggcatctttgcttagactgctgcccccgcgaacCCGGTCCCGGATGAACGGGCGAACATAAATTGATAAATAGAAGTTGCATAACGGTGCAAAACTGATTCACGTTGTTCACGTAAGCGGTCCAGAATTTACGATATGTCAAATAGCGCACGTCATTTGGGCGTCTCAGCAACATCTCTGGTGGTAAAGGGTTACCATACAAACCTGACTGTTGAAGGAAGACTTCCAGCTGTGCTCCACTTTGACCAAATTTGGAAAGTATTTTCAAGTGGCAAAGCACCGCTAACCTTCTTGCCTCCCTCCTTCTCCTACGATGCTTCCACCAGGTGGAAGCCTCCATTTTCCTCCCTTAGCTTCTCCCGCTTCCTGGCTTGGACCAGACTGTAGACCACAGCCCCCAGGGTGTTCCTGTTCTGGGCAAGCCCCCGTCCTCCACCACGCTCAACGAAGCTCGATCGTTCATCTCTGCTGCTCACGAAGAAGGTTCTGACCTGAGGAAGGAGTCGTTCACACTTAAGGAACCTTAGCGAGGATCAGTAAAGCTTTTCTGATCCACCCCTATTGTACTTTCTGTAAACATAGTCAAGTTTTGTGCCAACTCACTTTTCCTTGGCGTTCACTGATGCCTTTGACATAAATGTCTCCTCTGAGCTGCCGTTGGAAGCCTCGCTCCACCAAAACACAACTTGTGGCTTCGGGGACCTGAAAAAAAGAGGGCGATGGCAGTGCGTGGAAAGGTCGAAACGCCGTCCACGGACGGGTGAGCTCACATGAATCCTCCCGGTCACGCCCGTGGTCTCCATCCTGCTCGCCAGGTTCACCGTCGCACCCCAAATGTCGTACTGCGGTTTGGTGGCCCCGATCACGCCAGCTATCACCGGGCCGTGGGCAATGCCTGGACACCAGAGGACACAGCGGGGGTCACTTTGGGTCGGctggaacaaaaagaaaaggcttaatcttttaaaaatgattggaaaaatatatttttgaattttcttcagaacaggaaatgaaaagaagtaaacttttaaataaataaaaaaatctttttgataGATAAATATTTTGATGTTGGTTTTATTGCTGTCTTTTCATGGCtggagggtggggggtgggggggcagatCATACCAACTCTTAGCTGAAAGTGGTTTCCTGAGAAAGTGTTGATGTGCTTCAGCGTTTCCTGCATGGCGAGAGCGAACAGAACCAGCTCGCTCAAGTGGTTCCAGCTGTCCTCACTCTCCTGCACACACCCGCACAGACTATTGTGATGCGTGGCCAGTCAGGGGGGAGGTTCAGAACTGGGGGATCGAATGGGCTCACCTGTCCGTCAGGTGACAGGCCAGACGCTGCCATGTAGGAGCTGCCGATAGTTTTGATCTTCTCGACTTCCTGGAAGTAACATtcatccagcagctgcagatggATACACAAACTGGAAATTGACACATTCGCACATGGGAATCTCAGGGTGGGGCGGGGTTGGATGTGTATGACCTCATCAAAGTCACTGATGATGCGGTTAAGGAGGCGGAGACACTCGATTTGCTGATGAACGAGTTCTTTCTGCTCGTAGAAGTCAGAAAAGCCCGGCAGAGAAGCAAAGAGGACGCCGACGTGCGAGTACGACTGCGAGTACAACTcctgacacacacaaacacacggctGTGtcagtcacaaacacacatttgcaaCACAAACGTTAACACAAGCTTTCAGAGACAGATCCAACCATtgagaaaaaggattttctttttagaagatTTATTGagcagctgggacaggctccagcaaccccggatggatggatggatggatggatggatggatggatggatggatggatggatggatggatggatggatggatggatggatggatggatggatggatggatggatggatggatggatggatggatgctaaATACTTCGTTAcccgggcagtgtgtttggTATCGTTATCATGTTGAAAGACtcagccacgtttcatcttcaatgcccttgctgatggaaggatgTTTTTTACTCTAAATCTGatgatacatggccccattcattctttcctttacacagatcagtcgtcctggtcactttgctgaaaaacagtcccaaaccatgatgtttccactcccatgctttacagtagttatggtgttctttggatgcaactcagcattcttcctGCTCCAAACATAAAGAGTAGAGTTCTtcccaaaaagttctattttggtttcatctgaccatggGACAGATGACTggccaatcctcttctggatcaccCAAATGCTCTCTAGTAAACTTTAGGCGGGCCTGCAGATGTACTGGCTTCAGCTGGGGGACACATCTGGCACAGCAGGATTTGAGTCTCTGGCTgcatagtgtgttactgatggtagcctttcttactttggtcccagctctttgCAGGTCCTTTACTAGGTCCCCCCTTGTGGTTCTGGGagttttgctcaccgttcttgtgatcattttgaccacAGGGTGAGATTTTAcaggagccccagatggagggacatgatcagtggtcttgtatgtcttccatttcctaataatttctcccacagttgatttatTCACACCAAGCTCTtcacctattgcagattcagtcttcccaatctggtgcaggtcaacagtttggtttctggtgtccttagacagctttTTGGTTTTCCCATAGTGGACTTTGAAGTGTGACGGTTTGAGGATGTGGACAGGTGTATTTTATATAGATAATGAGTTCaaacattaatacaggtaacaagtggaggagAGAGGAtgctcttacagaagaagttacaggtctgtaagagccagaaatcttgctttttTGGGATCAAAGGGATCAAATacctattttccaccataatcagcaaataaagtatttaaaaatcagacaaagtgattttctggattattttctcATAGTTGAGCATTACcaatgatgaaaatgacaggcctctctcaCATTTTAAATGGGAAGATTTCCACAATTgctggctgactaaatacttatttGCCCCACTGTACAGAGGTCTATCACTATATCGCAGTTTACCTTTCGCAGTCTCattgtttttctgatttatttcagTCCAcagtgttctgcatcctgattggctgtagaccctgtcaatcaatctcctcaccTTTGTCTCTCGTACTGAATGCATTCCATTTGCCGAATatcgcgatcagatctttggcTTATTCCAAAACAcaggtttgaactttaagagtttaacaaaaaagtgtgaaaatgttcatgtctgtctgggaaaagtgtagaaagtgtgtagagaggggttttacagctttaaagaACTTTAGAGAACTACTACGATGAACGAGAAACTGCCGTAGTTCTAGAAATTATTAGCAAACGTTCAATCTTGGTTTAAGCATTAGCCTcaaatggattttcttttttaaatttaattttaaaacctgaatttgtcctttttttcctccatttaataaaacaaaaattgaagaTCAGGGGTCTAAAACTTGTGGCTCTCAAGCCGCAGACGTCTCTTTAGGCTTTGGAGAAAAATACGAACTATTTCAATAAATAATCggtttgtagtttattttaatttgcattagttttgtcatttatgtcaGATGTCAGATAATGGCGCAAAATGATAAAAgtaaaaggtttaattttttGGAAGAGTGATTTATTCTTCTGAGTACGTGCAGCACAACAATGTCTAGTTGCTGTTCGGAGGCAAAATTCTTAAAGTAAAGACCTGCATTTATATGAATAGTTTAGAGAAAATGATTCTTTACCAATTTGATACTAAGCCATAATGTAAGCCATAATGTTGGAAAATGTCATGTTTAACTTTCTTATCTTTCTATTTATCTTCAGGAGGGTCTAAGGATGAGTCATTAATTAGTTTAGTTAGTTTAGGCATTACCTCTTAAAGTCTATGACTTCATAATCCTTAGGATTTcctgtttattatacaattactggtatgaagcccattgagacgactatcgttgtaatattgggctatataaataaaattgagttgaattgaattgaactggcCACCTCGTTGTCGGTCTCTCTTTGCAGGAAGTGTTGTGCGACGTGGACGGGCAGGATGTTCAGCAGCAGACACTCATTGTGCTCTCTCTGCTCCTTCATGTCTTCCACCTCCTTCCTCGCCTGCAGACGCCACAGGAAGTCCAGCCGCGCTGTTATCTCCAGCTACCAAAAGGAagaaatgcagagaaaaaagaaattaaaagacatcaacagaggggggggggggattggaGTCCTCTATCACTTGGTTGGTGGTTCGACGGTCGTTACGCCTTTGGGTAAGAAAACTAGCCTCGTGAATTTGTCCAGAATGTGGAAATGTAAACATCTTGGGGAAGTTTTTCATGCACATCACCTGTCTGCTGTTATAGAGCACGGCAACCACAAAGATGGCCATGAGGATGATGCACACCCCCCTTCTGCACAGGTGATGGGAGCTGAGAATGCTGCAGGGAAAAGACACCCATGAGTCAGTTCCTACAGCACCCGAAAGGCAGCGTTTTCCCGGCAGGAACCTCACCTGTACGACTCCACCAGCGAACCGGCAAAAGTGGCCGCCAGCAGCATGAAGGCCAGCTGCAGCACACAGCTCAGCCTGAGGAAGACCGCACACGTAACCATAGCGACCACTGCACTCAGCATCACGTACTGTGGACAGGAGACAAAGACGTCAACGGCGCCGAAGGACAGACGGACTGGTAGAAAAGAGAGATACTCACTTCTGGATGAGTGCAGATGTTGACGTCAGGCGGAGGGGACGAGGAGGAAGTCAGTGACGATTCACTGACAGCAGACAAATCACACCACAGCTAAAAGCCAGGGGCGAACCCATGAGAGAGCGCGAAGAGAACACAAGAAGTTCATGGAGAAGACGCAAAAGGATACAAGAACAGGTACAAAGACAGGAAAGAGACGCAAACACAGAAGGAGAAAGACACTTAGAGAAGCAAAAAGACAAGAAGAGGAGGCGTTTTAAATCCAATTAATGCAGCATATAGATCGTAGGCCCTTGTCAGGCCCCAATTACAAATTCATGAAGAGTTTCTTtctcaaaatggcagcttttctattggttttatctccattgCAACCATTGACGAACAAATGTATGCAATAAAGTTTAGAAGAATGGGCAAAAgttcatttttggatttccttggcaactgaggttttttgctAACCTCGCCCACctttcctaatatgttcattttGGTTTTACCCAACAATTCATGGATTCAACATAAAGATGCCACTTTTGCTAAAACGCCATTCTAACAGCATTAAATATCTACAACTTCTACCAAAGTTCTTTCCCAAGTAGCTTTCCAGGGATGCTCCAGGAGTTAGGAGGCAACTGATAAAAATCCCCTATATAGGAGGAGTTTCATGTGTAAAAAAGTATGAAAAGGGTTCTTGggggaaaattcaagatggcggcctcatCCTGGAGTCAAAGGTCAAAAAAATTTGGGTTGTGGTTGTACACTTAACTATGTGTGTTCCATTTTGTGAAGATTGCTTGaatgaaagttttctttttgtttgactATAAATCACCAAATTTCCCACTTTGCCACGAAATTGCCACCAAGCTTTAGGTCCTgcggccatcccataataatttaaaaacctcCTTTggatatcctccatcatcacgcGTGCTTTGGTTTCATTacttgattttaaaatatttttctaagccccaagagattttggccccatgATGTTTGTTGGGGGCAGTCCATTAATttgtcaaaattatttttgccCGATACTAGGCGCATGCAAATTTTTGTGAGTTTAAAACAGAAGAATTGTGATGCGAGTTATGACTAGTAGAATTTATGACTTGGTACAAATCCATGTTTTTGGACTCTGTTACTATAAAAGTGTTTGACTtttgtttgtccctttttttcctacaaaatggcaaaaacaaaaatcaaaattgtaAACAAAAAGTGTCCGACTTACAACGTCTACTGAGGCGACCCCAAAGTTGACCGTGATGGCAGTGAGCGTCAGCAGCGTGCGTGCGTTTTTGGTTTCGTGCACCCAGCAGCTGATGGACTGCAGGCGGGCGGGGCAACACTTAAACTCCTCCCCCagagtcagcagcagcagcaggaagtaAACACAGCCGCCAAGCAGGAACTGCAGCAACATGGGACAGAGTCTAGAGGGGGAAAGAAAAAggggcaaaacaaaaaactggggTTTATGTCAGCGGTTCAGCTTCTACGCAAAGTAAAGTTTGTGATGGCTCGGCTTCAGATCAGCTTTTATATGTGGAAATCCTTTAACCCATGTGTTATCCtttggggtctagatgaccccatccttacattgacgtgttctccctaccatgacaaaggtggaaagatttcatgtaatccatggacaccagtgaagatcacaaatcattgaagaaaaaaggttcagagcactgtctagttgggtcaagatgacccactcccaatgataaagtgcctaggatagcacaagggttaagtcacACCAGGCATTTGAAGTGTGTTCAAGATCTACTGTGGCTCACGTGTCAAAATTTGGCCCACGGTGTAATTAAAATTGGCCCGCGAGATCATATAAAATGTGCATTACAGCTGGTCCACGGTATATACTGTACCGCTAATACTACAAATCCCATAATGCTTTGCTAGTATAAACCAGCAAGTGCTCCTTTTATCTGTTGACAGTCATTGACAGCCATGCTCAAAGTCACATCGGACGAATTAATTTCATCCTCCACCAAAATGACCAAACGAAAGATGGACAACAGGAGCTTTTAAGACAGGTGGGAGGCGGATTATCTGttcacaaataaaaagacagacttgtttgtcttgtgtgtggAGCTAATGTGGCTGTAAGGAAAGAATATAACAAGAAGACACTGAAAAGTTTAAACATTACATATCAGTTGCagttaatttttcaataaatattgagtttgacacccctgatctggCTAAACGCACATTCTTCAACGAACATTTAGCCAtgttgttcacactggacaagcagggaggggcttcttcttctactgtttactagcgactttcaccacctacagtttggtaGAGGCTTAGTGTGAAATGTTTTAGTGGTTCAAATCTCccaaatcttgcttcaggctttttcttttacatctctattaaaatacatgaaagacttgatgtcatagaGTTCTAGCGAACCGCAATGGttcatttcttttctatgatcaattttcaaatggttgtcaACTGTTGTCAACAACAGTTGTCGAAAACCGGTGTTGCTACGCCTGAACACAGCACTTTTGAACACAGAACCCCAAAAGGCGCATTTCCGTGTGTTTGCGTAGACTTCATTGGACGAGGTCGCTTTGAATGTGCGTTGCCGAGGGCGATGTGAAGGCAGCTCGACAGGAATGGCGTGCGTGCAGCTTTCTGTCAGCCCAGCTTGACGAACAGTAGCAAGGAGGTACCTTGGGGCGGGGATGAGCACCTGGATAGCcatgagcagcagcaacaaGACGAAGGAACACACCATGTTGGTCTTAAAGAGCTCATCTCTCATCTGGGagtactaaaaaaacaaaaaaaaacacgagaATGATCACGGAACAGCTCATCACACATGAGAAGTCAAACCAACAAGTGAAAGTCACCTTTCCCTCCATCTGGGCATCCTTGAACACCTGAGTGAAGGTGGTGATGTGCTCCTTCCTCATCCGCTCGCTGCTGCGGACCTCCATGGACTGTTGGATTCTTTTGTTGACTTCCCGAGATCCAGATCGAGCTGCAATCTGATTGGGCAGCTGAGTGAGAGAGCCGTTGGTGAAAGTGGCGAGGATCTACAGAGCGCCACAAAGACCAGAAGACATCAATGATATTCATGAGAAAACACTTGGTTTTGAGCTTCACTTGTTTGGTTCTCACAAAATTCATCCCCAGGATATCTCCAAACGGCAGCTCAGCACTCCAGGTCGTCATGTCGTCATAACTCGGGCGTCTCAGTTTTTGGGGTTTGGTTTCCTCGCGTGGTGCGGGACGGATCAGATACGTGTCGATGTTGTGTTTCCGTAAAAACTCGCTACGCTCCTGGCCGTGCCCGTTCTCGGTCTGGTAGATACCATCCAGACAGTCTAGAGTTGCCTTGGAGATGTGCACCTGCCTGGGAGGAGAGATGGGATACAagaagacaacaacaacaacaaaaaaaggcaataaagTCATGATGATGtttgagaaaatgtaaacaatttgcttaatgtttgtgaaaaacttCTGCTGAAAAcattatctgctgctgatcacctCTATCAGGTGCGTTTTGCAAATAGGAACCTCTTATAGCGCTGGATAAACAGTTGTTTTTCCCAGTTTCTTGTTTTCGCTGTTAAACGCTTTGACGTCTCTTAGTCACAAAtatgaagtgatatttatgccaacACACTGCAAACACAACTTTCTAATTAGCAAATTAACATAtttaatatttgcttttaaaaagtgtttttgcattttgcatCCCAAACGTTTTTCCGTGCGTTGTGTCTCATCTCGCTTTCTTGATTTTGCGTtcataagtttcagtttagcgtgacatctttatttattttttttctcaacttgtcctgtcctacagctgagcagacagatgagagctcagagcctcttgtgttggacagattttactgttacaataggggttatgaaccatttgacacactaggtgtatatttaaataaaccccttttgtagtttaggctaaactttattcatcttactcatatctataacagtcttttgttggaCCTGACGGAAAAGTAAAGAAGGGAAAAAGAGACGGATgccggaggggggggggggggggggggtagaactgtgaagcagcataaggcaacaagttgctggatgtttataatcattacagtcaggtttatAATTAATGTGAATccaaaaaggggcggggcctgtccacacacacccaaatgccacaaacacacctgccacAATACAACTGATGTTCATACACGCATACTTACGCATTCGGACCAACACATACTATTTGTGCagaggtgagatagcacctgtgctggAGTAGCTCTTTATGTTAGCGTGACATATCCGCCATCAAAAAGCCTGCTGATTGGTCGAGATTTAAGATGCAGCTGTAAGTGAAAGTTGCCATTTTGAAGAATCTAACCCTGGAAGTCCTGCCGCCTCCAGGCTGTTGGCAATATCCACATCCCAGCTCCAGATATCAAACTGCCACTTCTGAAGGCCCAGCACGCCACAAAGCACCGAACCTGAGTGGATCCCAATCCTCATGTCCACTTCCTGTTGCAGCTCCCGTCGCACATACCTGTGGGGGACATTTGGACGTCACTGCGGTGGTTTACGAAACAACAGAGCATCGGGGccaccatgagaaaaaaagaaatatacattTACAAGAATAACATAgattaatgacaaaaaaaaaatcataattttacaagaaaGAACTTGAATATTTTTGAGAACAAAGTTGTAAtttaacaaggaaaaaaagccATGCTTTTTCGTTAATATAAATATGTACAATCAATGCAGCCATTTTGGGGGTTTTTATCATAGGAATCTATGTGCTATGAAGCTATCCAACTTTCACAACTATTATGCCAACGGTGTAAACGGCTCGCCTGCTGCAAATCCTTGCGGGTCAAGAATCTTCTTCTGAAGTTTCCTGCAAATGCTTTTCAATACTGTTATACTTTATTAAAACAATTTGGACTCACTtgaagagtatttctttattgttgaaACCAAAGCTGAATGAAGGACAATGCGCTCTACGTCTCTCATTCTgaatttggttctttttttgtttttttagtaaacAGATTTTTACTTCCAAAATGTAAAACTCAAATCTGGTAAATTATCAACTATAACTTATGTAATTATAACTCTACTATAGTAaaatatagattattttactCATAATTCTATGAAATTTTTCTCGTAAAAATACTACTTTTTCTCacaaatttacaactttattcttttcaaaacaattcttttttctcgtacattttttccccttgtCCCTATGAatgtacaacttttttttggaaaatcaatagcttaatttctcagtattttaagtcttttttctcatcaatttatttgttttctcattAATTTATGCCTTTTTTCCAGTAAAATGTTCTCGTAACTTTACAGCTGTAGTCCcgtcaatttattttttcattcataaatttacgactttttctCGCAGAATTACAACAGttttctaataatttcacaactttatcctcgtttgaaaaaaataacacacatttatgacattttctttcgtaaaaaattataaaaggtTGTCATCATAGTTGTTCATCTTTATTCtctcaaatgtatttattagtctcataattttaccatttttttctcgtaaaattattactttttccttATAGGTTCacgactttattcttgttttaaaaaaatccaaaatgtacaacttttttCCTGGTAATTTTACAaccttatttttgaaaaaaaattcttgtaacatttattttttctcgtaatttttaattattatttttttttatggtcgGCCTAATACTCCGGCATAATAAGCAGAAGTGAATAGtggcttgtgtgttttttaccgTATGGTGCTGATCATGCTAAGGCCCATCTCCACACAGCTGCGGGCGTGTCCCCTCTGCGGTTCCGGCACCCCAGAGACACAGTAATAACAGTCGCCAAGGATCTTAATGCGCAAACATTGATGCTCCTGAGCATAAACAGGAACCGCACATAAAAAACTACAACAGCGCTGTATAAAAACTGTCGCAAGGTGGATTGTACCTCAGCCAGCCGATCGAAGCGCCCAAAGAGCTCATTGAGAGTTTTGACGAGCTCCTGGGCCGACAGAATCAAGGACAGCGACGTGAAGCCAATGATGTCTGCAAACAGAATGCTGCAGAGACAAACACGAGATGTAAAACTCTGTGGCACAAAGAAAACTCAGCCGTGTTGGTGTTCCAAAGCACTTGACCAAACAGGCTGACATTTTTGGCAAGCTACTCATCCTCACCTTACGTCCTTGTAGTGATGGATGTAAATTTTGTGGAACTGTTGAGGAAGAAGGTATTCATCTGCTGCCGTCATGTCAGAAATCatctccaggaccaggaagCGCGGCAGAATGGACATCACCAGGCGCTCCTGGAAGTATAAGGGTAGAAATGAGACTCTGGTGTCATAATTTATTACTGATATATTTCAAGAAAAGCTTGTTTGAAATTCTTGTATCTATTGAAATAAGTAGTTGTTAATGTTACTGTCtagcagctggatggctcagttggctgcgtgTGGGACTGGCATATGGGAAGTCAGGGTAAGGCATGGGGCTTCCGCCCAACTATATAGCCAAATGTCCCCTTGTTCTGATCCACAACCCGGATAAAATAAagagttgtgtcaggaaggacatatGGAGTAATAATCTCTGCCAAAACCACCTTtacaaatcagtgaaagctgattcgctgggACAACACCTGAAGGCATATACCccaaggtgaacaacaacactGTCTAGCATAAAGGCCATGCCCACTATCCTTTATTCCTTGGGTGTTGCTTGGACTCTACCTGTCTCTGGTTCTCCCTTTCCAGCCGGACCCGGCCCTCAATGCAGCGCCGAGTCTCCAGGAAGCTCTGCCTCTGAGTCCGGTCTGACAGGTAATGAATAAAGAGTCCAGCCGTGTTCATAGCCAAGTAGAGTAAGGTCTTCAACAACACCTGACAGGTAAAACCAAAACGAAAGAAGGCATAGAACGAGTTATGGAGGAGTGAAAGGAGAGAAGGGATTCAAAAACGATGAAACAGAGCaggaaagaaacacaaagaaggGACAAAGAACAAACCTTTCTGAAAATGATGTGATCACTGTATCTACTGCAAACGTCCACCAGGAGGTGCAGCGTGGAGGTGGTTACCCCAGCTGCAATGGACCAGACAAGGGGCAGCGGTATCAGGGTGTACGTGGAGAAGAGTGTGAAGAAGACATACCAGGAGTGGTGGCTTTCAGCCCAGCTGAAGACGGCCAGCAGGCCCTGAAAGGTCTGAGATGCCCAGGTGAGCAGGGACAAGCACCTGCAGGGGGCGCACAGGAGACTCAAAATATAGTAAactatctttaaaaacaaaaacttattttCCTAAATCCTGTATATCCCTCACAAGTGCACTTGATTGAGAATTAGCAATCATTTCtgcaaatacagcaaaaatgtagATGAAGCACTTGACAAAAGCCAGTCTGGTTTTATGTAGAATTCTCATATTTTATAAGATAGAGATCAAATTAATTACACTGAACTAGTAAAGAATTCCAATTACTACCTAAATGTGACTTTGGTCAATCCTCAATGCAGTTGAGACATACAATTCTTATAGAACTAGTTCtataaaagtttttct
The sequence above is drawn from the Oryzias latipes chromosome 2, ASM223467v1 genome and encodes:
- the LOC101162988 gene encoding adenylate cyclase type 8-like isoform X1 codes for the protein MNTAGLFIHYLSDRTQRQSFLETRRCIEGRVRLERENQRQERLVMSILPRFLVLEMISDMTAADEYLLPQQFHKIYIHHYKDVSILFADIIGFTSLSLILSAQELVKTLNELFGRFDRLAEEHQCLRIKILGDCYYCVSGVPEPQRGHARSCVEMGLSMISTIRYVRRELQQEVDMRIGIHSGSVLCGVLGLQKWQFDIWSWDVDIANSLEAAGLPGQVHISKATLDCLDGIYQTENGHGQERSEFLRKHNIDTYLIRPAPREETKPQKLRRPSYDDMTTWSAELPFGDILGMNFILATFTNGSLTQLPNQIAARSGSREVNKRIQQSMEVRSSERMRKEHITTFTQVFKDAQMEGKYSQMRDELFKTNMVCSFVLLLLLMAIQVLIPAPRLCPMLLQFLLGGCVYFLLLLLTLGEEFKCCPARLQSISCWVHETKNARTLLTLTAITVNFGVASVDVLWCDLSAVSESSLTSSSSPPPDVNICTHPEYVMLSAVVAMVTCAVFLRLSCVLQLAFMLLAATFAGSLVESYSILSSHHLCRRGVCIILMAIFVVAVLYNSRQLEITARLDFLWRLQARKEVEDMKEQREHNECLLLNILPVHVAQHFLQRETDNEELYSQSYSHVGVLFASLPGFSDFYEQKELVHQQIECLRLLNRIISDFDEVIHIQPRPTLRFPCANVSISSLCIHLQLLDECYFQEVEKIKTIGSSYMAASGLSPDGQESEDSWNHLSELVLFALAMQETLKHINTFSGNHFQLRVGIAHGPVIAGVIGATKPQYDIWGATVNLASRMETTGVTGRIHVPEATSCVLVERGFQRQLRGDIYVKGISERQGKVRTFFVSSRDERSSFVERGGGRGLAQNRNTLGAVVYSLVQARKREKLREENGGFHLVEAS
- the LOC101162988 gene encoding adenylate cyclase type 8-like isoform X2; this encodes MNTAGLFIHYLSDRTQRQSFLETRRCIEGRVRLERENQRQERLVMSILPRFLVLEMISDMTAADEYLLPQQFHKIYIHHYKDVSILFADIIGFTSLSLILSAQELVKTLNELFGRFDRLAEEHQCLRIKILGDCYYCVSGVPEPQRGHARSCVEMGLSMISTIRYVRRELQQEVDMRIGIHSGSVLCGVLGLQKWQFDIWSWDVDIANSLEAAGLPGQVHISKATLDCLDGIYQTENGHGQERSEFLRKHNIDTYLIRPAPREETKPQKLRRPSYDDMTTWSAELPFGDILGMNFILATFTNGSLTQLPNQIAARSGSREVNKRIQQSMEVRSSERMRKEHITTFTQVFKDAQMEGKYSQMRDELFKTNMVCSFVLLLLLMAIQVLIPAPRLCPMLLQFLLGGCVYFLLLLLTLGEEFKCCPARLQSISCWVHETKNARTLLTLTAITVNFGVASVDVLWCDLSAVSESSLTSSSSPPPDVNICTHPEYVMLSAVVAMVTCAVFLRLSCVLQLAFMLLAATFAGSLVESYSILSSHHLCRRGVCIILMAIFVVAVLYNSRQLEITARLDFLWRLQARKEVEDMKEQREHNECLLLNILPVHVAQHFLQRETDNEELYSQSYSHVGVLFASLPGFSDFYEQKELVHQQIECLRLLNRIISDFDELLDECYFQEVEKIKTIGSSYMAASGLSPDGQESEDSWNHLSELVLFALAMQETLKHINTFSGNHFQLRVGIAHGPVIAGVIGATKPQYDIWGATVNLASRMETTGVTGRIHVPEATSCVLVERGFQRQLRGDIYVKGISERQGKVRTFFVSSRDERSSFVERGGGRGLAQNRNTLGAVVYSLVQARKREKLREENGGFHLVEAS